The region TGACCAGGATGGTAGTCACCATTAACCTATTGGAATGCATGTGTCTGCTTTACTAGGCTGTTAAAAAGAcagactgggtcggattttcggagtccatgcCATTCGATGATAACGGGCATGAAAGTGTGGATTCTGTAGTAGAACACATCTGAAATCTGGTGATTATGTTCACAGAATTGTCTAtgccccggtcgtcctgcaggcaaTCTCTGTCCCTGGTGGActgatgcctgcagagatgcaatacGAGATAGCCTTACTCCAATTTGAGCATATGTGACACAAGAGAATTTTGTCTAGTATTAACACCTTCGAGCTACAGCTTGTCGCTTAGAATACATCCAGGACAAACTATGTTATTTCCTTAAAAAAGAACATCCCAGCTAACATCGTATGGGTCCAAGTCCGTCATATAACGGAAAAACGTTGTTCTCTCATACCAGATCTTTCGAACAGTGGCATAATGACCACCAATCCGGTAGAAATTTGCTGAAATATTTGAAAGCACTTTTGTGCAAATAAGCAGCTCAAAGAACTATGGCCAGGGGTTTTTAAAAGCCCGACAGACTGCAGAAAAACAACTAAATTTTATATCAGATAACAAAGCATATTGCAATGCACTGTTCACAACCGAGGAGATAGAGGCTGCACTAGACACATCCTCTGACCACTGCGAACAACATCCATAACACATGTTTTGCCATCTCCCAACAGCTGGCATCTCCTTTCTGCTGCCCATGTACAACAGGATCTGGGCTGAAGCGATTTTTCCATGGCATTCTGCCATTGTAATCCCAatccagaaagcggggaaggatCCGTCTTTACCTGGAAAATATAGGCCAATTTGTCTCACCAGCTGTGTAGGAAAGGTTATGGGAAAAATGATAAGTAAACACCTGATGTGGGTACTAGAATTGAAAAACCGACTGTCTAAGATTCAATGAGGTTTATGTAAGCACAGATCGGCCTCAGACTATCTTCTTGGGCTGGACACAGTCATTAGAGAAGCATCTTTTGCAGTCGTTTTCGATTTACAAAAGGCTTATGATACCAAATGGCATTATGGAATCCTGCGCACTATACAGAATTGGGTACTTCGTGGTAGTCTGCCAATTTTATTGCGAGCTTCCTGGCACAGTAGTATATCAAAGTCAGAATAGCACCACACTTTCTAGTGAACATCTTCAAGAAAATGGCATACTGCAGAAGTCTGTATTAAGCTTTCCATTGTGATCAATGGGATAGTCGACTGTGTAGGTGAATGGGTGTTTTCTCTTTTATGTGTTGATGATCAGTTTATACTACAGTTCCTGGTAATTATATTCCATTCATTGCTCGACACTTGCAACTGTTATCAACATATTACtcagaatgggctgttcgcaatgtTGTCAAATTCTCTACTCTGAAGATATAATGTGTCTAGGATTCGTGACAACATTCTTTCAATCACCGTTAAGATGTTGCAGAGAGTTATATTGGACTCAGGAATGTGCACACACACAAGGAGTCCATTTGCAGGAGACATGTCTGCTGCTGTAATTGATGGGTAAATGACATGGTTTTAGCTTTCTGATTACTATGTTAGTATCAAGTTGCATTACTGCCATATTATAATATCTCATTCCTGCTCGCTATCCTGTATGATGAAAGTAGAGGACTTATTTTTAAGATAGTGGTACCAATATTCTGTGTCACACATTTCGAATGAATGAAAGTTCACCACTACTCTAGGATAACAGCTTGCGATTCAATAGACTCGAGTATGGACATATGAAAGGTCTGAAATAACGCAGACCGCTTTGCTCCAGTTCATGATATTGTCCTCtttcactatttatttttgttcaggAATTGCTTCAAATGACCATAGGTGCTGCAAAATTTGCCTTAGTAAAACATAATCAGACATAAcaatatttttatgataattctttgCACTAGCTTGAAAACCATTGCTCAGTTGTCACTGGATCCTGCCTCTGCCCTGTAGTTAGCATTAGTCTCAGAAGTTCCTATTCTTTTAGGAAGAAGAACATTGTCTATATAATTATGGCAACTTTTTGACGTATAGTTATTTGTGCATATGTGGGTACCTAATCAATGTAGttcataaaatatgaaatttttctgcTTTTCCTGTATATTGTATGTTCTTCTGTCTGATCTCaatctttctttttattcatCATCATATTCTAAACACAAATTTAGACCATTCTTGACCCGTTTCGGTTCAAGTTACACAGGATCCAGAAGACGCTTTAGTGAGCATCCAGATCGTCGTCATCCCCGAGGGTAATATCGAATCATTGCCTGAGATATCTTATTCTCTGACATTGTAGATACATGTTGCAGCCAgttatctctctctatatatgtGGAAATTTTCTTCTTTAGTGGTTGTATATTAATTTCCTGTAATATTTCCTCATTCCCTTTGTGATCGAGGAATGTATAACCAGTGCCTTAGATAAAGTGTGTCATTTATTTCAGCTTTTGATGTCTTTTTGCTTCAAGACCGAAATTTCGCTCCCATAAAGGagagttttgtataattttatcctGAGTGTTTCTGTACAAGGTGGAATTCAGCAGccctaatattttaaaaactttctaatgtttttatttacatatgtCTCTTCTTCGTAAGAAATGTTACATTCTAAGTGAGAGAAAGAGTTTACTTGTTCTAAGATATGGTTTTCAAGTGCAATATTCCTTCTGTGGGGGCACAtgcatttaaatgtcttttttttttttttccagctgATATTTGCATGTCATATTCTTTTGAGATTGTTGTTAATTTAAATAGACATATTTGTACATTGCCTTCGGAAGTAGCAACTAaaactgtatttattaaaattcttGTCTTTCTACTTTCTCTCTGCTCTGTTTTTATTCTTCGATGTATAACTATTTACTAGTCTATACCTGTTTTCGGTAATGTTTTAGCTTCTTTGCCTGGGGAGATAGAATCAAGATTATGTTAGAATATAGCGCATAACAATGCATGGTCATCTCGCTGTCACCTTTTGTTTTATGTAATGTTGAAGCTTTTTTCCGTTTTAAACTGTGCTTGCTATTCCTCAACAATTCTTAGTATCGGCAGAGCTTTACATATGCGTGGAAGAAAAACCCCTGACTGCATACACTCAATACTAAAGAAGTGGATAGTAAtgacaatttaatttttataatttctttccAATTGTGCAAAGAACTGCATTATGCATCCGAGTGGCAGAGATTCTTCCTTTGACACGATTGATCTAAGACGTGTGTACGTATATTATGCTATTATCTCATGGACATGTATATTAATTAAGATTCGCATTTGTTTCCAGATCGCCTTCCATTAATGGTAGTCTCTGTATAATTATGTTAATGAAGTTTCCTCTGGATACGACTTTCATAGTTGTAAACAGTGATCTATACAAAGTATTCATTtctcattctctgtcgatttctcATATCCTacttgattttcatttgtttctttgcagtGGAAATGCTCTGTACAGCTCTGTACTGTCTTCAACTTGTTAATTGTAATCTCCTAATATCCTAGTAGTTTCCTTTCACGCTATCATATCTGTCTTGCATACACTATCGATTATGGTCTTGTTCATTGATTTCTTCCATTAGTGTGTATATGCATATGCCACATTACTTTAAACATCGAATGATGGCGGAAGGTCGTTATTACTGTATTCTCAATTTCTTCATAATTCttagataaatgtactattaatCCCTTTGGTAAGATTTAACATATATGATTTTATGAATCTGTCTTCATGTGATTTAATTAATTCCTGAAGTGTTAATGCTTTGCGGAATCATCTGCGATGACTAGCATAAGTAAGATACAATTTATCTCATTGTGTTATATAAGATGGTAATTCAATTCAGTTGCTTCTGCCACTCTGCACTTTGTGCTGAGTTTAGGTTGGTGGTATTTAATCCTTCAAGATAATATATGTGAATAATATTTCTGTTATAGGGATGCAAAATTCCTATCTCCCATACTAGTAATAAGTGAGGTCCTGAAACCAGTTATTGAATGTTCTAGTTTTTAAATGTGATTCCATGTACATTTTACCCTTTAATGAAAGCTTATTTATTTTGGCTATTTTATAAATTGATGGTATATTTTTATGAAAGTCTTCCAGATATACATGCCAGCACTCTATCGTCCGAGTGGGAGGATACTACACGTGAAGGCCATGTCACTATAAACGTTGGTCAAAAAAATTCTTCTTCGGAAAAAATTGTGCGGACCAATACATATGACAAACAATTCAAATGCGATTTGTGTGAAAAGCGTTTCTCGCATTCCGTAACTTTGAAAAGGCATCTTCCCCAGCATACCAGCGATAAGGCGTACAAATGCAATATCTGTGGGAAGCGTTTCTTCGAGCAAGGTCATCTGAATAGACATTTACGTgttcacacaggcgagaagccattcaaatgcgatgtttgtgaaaAATGCTTCTCGGAATCCGGAAACCTAATAAGACATGAACGCCAGCATACGGGCGAGAAGCCATTTGCATGCGGtatctgtggaaagtgtttctcgcaATCAAGTCACCTCCTAGGTCACGAACGCCACCACAGGGGCGTGAAAGCGTTCAAATGCGACGTCTGTGGAAAATGCTTCTCCAAATCAGATCATCTAAGAAGCCATGAACGTCAACATACGGGCGAGAAACCCTTCAAATGTGAAGTGTGTGGAAAGTGCTTCTCTCAGATGATACATTCTATCAGACATAAACGCAAACATActggcgagaaaccattcaaGTGTGATGTCTGTGGAATGTGCTTCTCGCAGTCTGGTACCCTGAAAATACACGAACGTCggcacactggcgagaaaccattcaaGTGTGATGcctgtggaaaatgtttctcgcATAAAGATAATCTGAAAAGTCACGTCCTCAAGCATACAAACAAGATTGCATTGAAAGGTGACTCGAGAGGTAAACTTCTTACACACCTTCGAAAAGGCGGGAAGCAGTAGAATTACGTCATTTGTGGAGAGAGATCTTTCGATCGGGAATCGTACGTCATGAAGATAGCATATCGATGGAAAGGCATTCACATACGCGAAGTAGGAAGTGTGTCAAGTTTAGAACATTAACGTACCTAGGTACTGCAGGAAGAAATGTTGAGGTGTTAACTATGTAGAAAGTGATTCCCAGAGAATGCAATAGACATGAACACCAGTACATTAACGAGAGTATATTCAGAGAAAACAGtatgtacgttttttttttctcgctgtctAGAGTGATCAAGATGCAGCAATTTCTACACAAGAGACCGTATAAATGCGTTTCTCTAAGAGCACGATACACTTTAATATCACGTTTCTGGATTACTTTTCTTACAATAACATGCATCCCATCAAGCAAGCGAGATGGTTTTGCAACTTGTTACAAGATCTCGCTAAATTTATTGATGAATGTACGTATACAAAGGGACTGGAATCCATTGAGAAGTAGCAATTCAAGTATGCAATTCCCTATCGACAAAAAAGAAATGTACCTATGTGCCATTTGTGATGgctcactccccccccccccatgtcaTGATGGAGAAATGTCCGACACCTGTTAAAAAGAGGTGTAtatgcttttagagaacccggaggttcattgctgccctcacataagtctacCATCgacatatcctgagcaagattaatctagtctctaccatcataccccacatccctcaaatccattttaatattatcctcccatctacatctcggcctcttgAATGGTCTTTTTCCccgtcctcccaactaatactctatatgaatttctggattcgcccgtacatgttacatgccctgccatctcaaacatttggatataatgttccaggtgaagaatacaatgcgtgcagttctgcgttgtgtaactttctccattttcctaagaacaccaaatctcataaccttattcctttgttcTGGTCGTGCCATAGAATCGGTCCCATTCTGAGGGTGatcgctcaacccccaagctggaggaccactccttatcagCTGTCTgggactgcttattcaatatattcgcaggcACCCTCCATGTTTGGAGGCCATCTTCTCTATTTACAACTTAaggatgcgccatgccgtggtgatagggacccacaaaatGGGAACTGTATATGTTGCGTTCAATAAAttggatatattatttttactcGTAGGTTTTCTGTGATGTACGATAAAGATGTTCTCCTAACACGCTATATAATATAATGCCCGTACTGGTACTTTGTCGGTGGTGTGCTATGTTAAATTGCATGTTGCGACATACCTATGTACAGTAATGGCTAAACAGTGTTCGGTAATTATTCAGGTCTAAAACATCATAGGGTCATAATACAGAATACAGTCCATTACCTGACATGGACACTTCATAATGCAAGTAAATTCTTGTAAAAATCCCGCATGCATTCAATGTTTTAGGTTAGGTTGTtggtttaaaataattatctgttATGTCACGTTATCTGTCATTGCTTCACACATATCAATGCATGCCTCATTTCAATGTCGAAGCTCATATGAgagacaatcaattgcactgtaatttttaggattcacatataaatgtctaaggaaagcatagagaAAAATTGGAAACAATATGTTTTATggacagtgaaaaaaaaattctaacttCGAAGTCACCCGTTGAAAATAGACATTGGCATATCAAAAGCTGATCAGcaacaaaatttttcatttttcaagtTAGATTATTTCtgtcactaatattattattattgtttattattatttttttcgtggattaaagttttcttatttcattttcctGTCGTAGCAGGATTAAGATTTCACATTGCTATCTCccactttctttttttaactttttcgaaTATATTTAACACTTCACCCGGTTTACTGAGTCttgagctcacaagcaaacattctcatgggggcagataaaaaagttaatttttcttccaccatgttaataatgtcgaaacaagTACTTATAGAAATTTTGGCCGGAATTACCAGGgccgtaaaaaaaattaatttctccggGGCCGtgtagagaaagaaaacacaattttattgaaaaaattattggaacagatacaacaattgttgaggtatgtttcaatatattccccactggaactgagacatctgtcatgccgtgggatcgacagagagattccaaattttttctttcctttccttaaaCATTTATCTACGAACCCtcaaaattacagtgcaattgattgtctcTCATAGGAACTACAACATGTTAATATTGAACGTTGCTGCTAGAGTCTAGCAGAACAAACCGTCCACATACAGGTTCCGGCACGTCAACGTCAAAACATTCTCATCGAGAATCCCAGATGGACTGTGACGTTGCCTTtatatgtgaacgctaccatacaAAACGCGTTGTACACTTAACGGTAAAAAGAATGAGCCGGCGACAATTTCTTAAGTTCCAGACACATAACATTGCATATgttcgtctcgtcaaagccgtagttcaccaggtaacacataattaaaccatttaaatttgctgtaggctattttgtttaagagtgtaaaatatgttataaaatcaaatgtggggttgattctagatacatcagggcttctgaagagtgaaataataataaaattgataaatacaaaatcaacaaaagcgaatatgaacaggaacagcacgtattatgccgaaacaATATtgacagtcacagtagcgtaagtcgttacggcattggtctattgaacaagttgagagtagtagctcaaggttcgaatctctcaTAATCTACTTTCTTTAATTACAAATATGCGATcatatatgtctcgcaaagctataattatgtggcgatatctcttagaatatgcccagactctaataaataataaccctccctctctctttcaagcaatactcctatctgttaataaaacgttctgtctcgtcattatacttgaagatggcacagagacaataactcattgccctggttcgcataggttattctgcgtatgctactctccgacaggacttccattggagaaatgtcattttctctgaAGAGGTAATTGTGTCCAGTAGCAACGATAGTCCTGCTCTAGTTTATCGTTTGGATGGCCATCGATACAATGAATACTTCGTGAGATGACTTAACAGGTtgggttgcgtgagggtcgcgtgttgggggtggatgtcatacgatggggcagaaCTTCTGGAAGGCATGCATGGtaggtttacggcagaagtctacgaacacattgtcaaatgtaatgatcccttctgcCCGAAAActatatccagaaggaacacttttctttcagcaggataatcatccgatacacaccgccaaccggattcaaagatggtttacgaggaagCGTGATGTCgtcccagtcgactggcctccaaaatcgccagatatgaatccgattcaaaatttgtgggctgcagtcaaaaggatcctacgctctaattgggcagaacaaccaccctttcggacacctgaggaattgtgggacagagttctagatgcgtgggagaaggtggccaagaatttagacctgttccataatcttgtggactccatgccgcgcagaatgagggcagttgttgacgcagttGGTTTGTGTACGAGATACTTGTCCCCACCacgggccttttttttttttttgttaatatattaaaaaattgtttgtttttgttaatttaattatttatttgtgtttgatatgcgtccagTTTTTTAGGTTGTGAaacaggtatttttttttttgaagaccagttctcgcctattaatagcccacaggagatgggcaataatattttttttacaaatcagGCATACTGaaatttgttaacaaatgccatttcacatttaaactaataaattacttaaaaattaaaataaaaatataataattttaccgtactgggaggcgaactcacaaacTCTGGTACGGATatcagacatcttaccactgggccacaaaCATCGTGCCTTGCAGTGCGTTACGTTTACACGaatgaaccgcgcgatagaactagTATTTTTATTGACCAAAAGTCGccccattctttttgccattaAGTGTACAATGTTCTGATGTAACGCTGCTGGTCCGTGAcgtgacgtataatgtgaatcgacctTTAAGGTCTATTCACACATCTCCGGGACGTCACGATGATCTCCGTGAGGTGGCggcatcttccgagaaaataaaatatcgtcGCCTTGGAGACAAAGCGGTGCATTCCTACATCTCCGGCAACGGCATTCGCTGACACATTCAGTGCTTCTCCGTGATCCATGCTGGCAAAACGTTTTCGCTCGCCAccgatatttttttgttttcacggACGTGATACTCTCTTCCCGCCTACCTGTTTCTCTGCTTTCTCTGCTCTGAGAGGTTGCCTTCTGAAGTAAGACGGTCCCCCCAACCTTTTCTGTCCACTCGGGAGATGGGGTAATCtctgaggcaaacataaatgttgccaGTTCTCCTCTGAATGCTAATACTAATTGCAGTCTTTCTTAACATGTtcaaactattcagaagtatttttGTGTGCTGTTTGAAAGTCTTGTaaattccttagtttttttttttttttacaattccaaGATAGCAATGATAGATGAACAGCAATGTTTAAGATATAATCAACTTTATGAGGCACAATAATATTACCATGCCCAACCCCCATATCCATCAAGGGAGTTATGTTGCAGGAAATCAAATCAACcaatattagtaagaaaca is a window of Periplaneta americana isolate PAMFEO1 chromosome 12, P.americana_PAMFEO1_priV1, whole genome shotgun sequence DNA encoding:
- the LOC138710290 gene encoding zinc finger protein 664-like isoform X2, with the protein product MGYLHAYMLNMQEWKLINMCSTELKTECEDHSCDVASDVKLEGSPVMKYEIEGYSCDLHRVKDELKQEVTTEEAEVLSLPDIHASTLSSEWEDTTREGHVTINVGQKNSSSEKIVRTNTYDKQFKCDLCEKRFSHSVTLKRHLPQHTSDKAYKCNICGKRFFEQGHLNRHLRVHTGEKPFKCDVCEKCFSESGNLIRHERQHTGEKPFACGICGKCFSQSSHLLGHERHHRGVKAFKCDVCGKCFSKSDHLRSHERQHTGEKPFKCEVCGKCFSQMIHSIRHKRKHTGEKPFKCDVCGMCFSQSGTLKIHERRHTGEKPFKCDACGKCFSHKDNLKSHVLKHTNKIALKGDSRGKLLTHLRKGGKQ
- the LOC138710290 gene encoding zinc finger protein 664-like isoform X1; this encodes MDAIKMEHEVDPLAIQTSDNKYVEEEKPLSEEWKLINMCSTELKTECEDHSCDVASDVKLEGSPVMKYEIEGYSCDLHRVKDELKQEVTTEEAEVLSLPDIHASTLSSEWEDTTREGHVTINVGQKNSSSEKIVRTNTYDKQFKCDLCEKRFSHSVTLKRHLPQHTSDKAYKCNICGKRFFEQGHLNRHLRVHTGEKPFKCDVCEKCFSESGNLIRHERQHTGEKPFACGICGKCFSQSSHLLGHERHHRGVKAFKCDVCGKCFSKSDHLRSHERQHTGEKPFKCEVCGKCFSQMIHSIRHKRKHTGEKPFKCDVCGMCFSQSGTLKIHERRHTGEKPFKCDACGKCFSHKDNLKSHVLKHTNKIALKGDSRGKLLTHLRKGGKQ